GCGATCGAGAAGCCTGCTCGTTTCGGGCGTTTGGCGGAAGATGTTGAAGATGATTTGCAGTGACGCGCAGTCCGCGTGTTTGATGCACTCTTCCGCTTCGGCCACGGATTCGACGCTCGCGCCGAACCGGGCGATCTTGCCTTCCCGCTTCAGCTCGCGAAGGGTATCCCACACTTCCGCGCGCCGGAGCTGTTCCATCGGCAGGCAGTGGAGTTGTGTGAGATCGAGCCGCTCGATTCCGAGACGCTTCAGCGAGTTCTCGGTGTGCTCGCGAATGGTTTTCGGCTCGAAGTTGCTGGGCCAGCCGGGGCGCGGGAAGCGCCCGAACTTCGACGCGACAAAGAACCGCTCGCGCGAGTAGTTCTTGAGGAATTGCCCGATCAGCTCTTCGCTGCGCCCGGCGCCGTACACATCGGCGGTATCGAGAAATGTGACGCCGGATTCGACAGAGGCGCGCAGCACCTCCTGCGCGTCCGATTCGGCGACGTCGCCCCACTGGTCGCCGCCGATCTGCCAGCAGCCCAGCCCGACTTCCGATACGTTTGCGTCGCCGAACTTGCGGAACTTCATACCCGATCCCCGGAGAGGCAGCCGGGGTGAGCCGGCCGGTGAAAGCGCAGCACTTGGATGACAACCGCGGCCGGACGAGCCGGCCGGGAACCGGTTACGGCTTGCCCAGGAACCCG
This region of Gemmata massiliana genomic DNA includes:
- a CDS encoding aldo/keto reductase gives rise to the protein MKFRKFGDANVSEVGLGCWQIGGDQWGDVAESDAQEVLRASVESGVTFLDTADVYGAGRSEELIGQFLKNYSRERFFVASKFGRFPRPGWPSNFEPKTIREHTENSLKRLGIERLDLTQLHCLPMEQLRRAEVWDTLRELKREGKIARFGASVESVAEAEECIKHADCASLQIIFNIFRQTPETSRLLDRCRKQGVAIIVRLPLASGLLAGKYTLATTFGPNDHRTINRNGEKFNVGETFAGLGFEKGLETVEKLKPLVPAGYTLPQLALRWCLDHDAVTTIIPGARNRSQAEANAAASNLAPLPADARARLREFFVSTVKPLVRGPD